In Acidobacteriota bacterium, a single window of DNA contains:
- a CDS encoding peptidylprolyl isomerase, producing MEEPAYGTIKMELYSNVAPLMVARFKEPIKEGYYNGIAFHRVNASVIQAGNADTKVGAKPQPGKEGDSGKPNVTAEFSDIPYDTGILGAARLGNDVNSANSQFFITLKREPAFDKNYTIFGKVIDGMNNVRTIAGVPKNGEATDAVRIKSATIKRSD from the coding sequence ATGGAGGAACCTGCCTACGGCACGATCAAGATGGAGCTTTACTCGAATGTTGCGCCGCTGATGGTCGCGCGGTTCAAGGAACCCATCAAGGAAGGCTATTACAACGGCATCGCCTTCCACCGCGTCAACGCGAGCGTCATTCAGGCGGGAAACGCCGACACCAAGGTCGGTGCGAAACCGCAGCCCGGAAAGGAAGGCGATTCGGGCAAGCCGAACGTCACGGCGGAGTTTTCCGACATCCCGTACGACACGGGCATTCTTGGCGCGGCGCGCCTCGGAAACGACGTCAATTCGGCGAATTCCCAATTTTTCATCACGCTCAAACGCGAACCCGCGTTCGACAAGAATTACACGATCTTCGGCAAGGTCATCGACGGTATGAACAATGTCCGGACCATCGCGGGCGTCCCGAAAAACGGTGAAGCGACCGACGCAGTCAGGATCAAGTCAGCGACGATCAAGCGAAGTGATTGA
- a CDS encoding peptidylprolyl isomerase, translated as MANRTAVIETNKGTIKFELLEEDAPKTTENFRLLAEKNYYDGVIFHRVIKNFMIQGGDPLGEGYGGESAWGGKFDDEINKSSSLYGGSYERGTVAMANSGPNTNGSQFFIMHIDYPLPPSYTKFGKVIEGQDVVNAIAEVETGYGDKPVEPVVMERLHRRLKRLDFGFWILDFRFWVSKSENSNLESGIWNLE; from the coding sequence ATGGCGAACAGAACGGCAGTTATCGAAACGAACAAGGGAACGATCAAATTCGAACTTCTTGAAGAGGACGCGCCGAAGACGACCGAGAATTTTCGGCTCTTGGCGGAAAAGAACTATTATGACGGGGTCATTTTTCACCGCGTTATCAAGAATTTTATGATTCAGGGCGGCGACCCGCTCGGCGAGGGTTACGGCGGTGAATCTGCCTGGGGCGGAAAGTTTGACGACGAGATCAACAAATCATCGTCGCTTTACGGCGGCTCGTACGAACGCGGCACGGTCGCGATGGCCAATTCCGGACCGAACACCAACGGATCGCAGTTTTTCATTATGCACATCGATTATCCGTTGCCCCCGAGCTACACGAAATTCGGCAAGGTCATCGAAGGCCAGGACGTCGTCAACGCGATCGCCGAGGTCGAAACCGGCTACGGAGACAAACCGGTCGAGCCGGTCGTGATGGAACGTTTACATCGAAGGCTAAAACGTTTGGATTTTGGATTTTGGATTTTAGATTTTAGATTCTGGGTTTCGAAAAGTGAAAATTCGAATTTGGAATCTGGAATTTGGAATTTGGAATAG
- a CDS encoding HAD hydrolase family protein: protein MAHGFSHEEVMVCGDNFNDLEMLEYAGTSVVMGNASPELKDREEFFVTANNDENGVAAAIERFILRETGSP from the coding sequence ATGGCGCACGGATTCTCGCACGAAGAGGTGATGGTCTGCGGCGACAATTTCAACGATCTGGAAATGCTCGAATACGCCGGAACGTCGGTCGTGATGGGCAACGCGTCACCCGAGTTGAAGGATCGCGAAGAGTTTTTCGTGACCGCGAACAATGACGAAAACGGCGTCGCCGCGGCAATTGAGCGGTTCATTCTGAGGGAAACCGGAAGCCCCTGA
- a CDS encoding HAD family phosphatase produces the protein MMIKLLALDLDGTLLDSRGAIPIANKRAIRRAEEKGVLVTIATGRRFRDARPVALEIGFNAPIVTHNGAMLKFAESLETVDVSLIATETVREILRVGRDFGGDALISADPNGKGTLLYDVISAENIPLQKYVAWSRLLHGDEAEEAIHHVERLEDALDAAEVIHVSFSGHCSAMFDLERVLEDELGETVNIWRPFIRISTSRCSTSFRRMRRKPPAFTSWRWRTDSRTKR, from the coding sequence CTGATGATCAAACTTCTCGCACTCGATCTCGACGGAACCTTGCTTGACTCGCGCGGGGCGATCCCGATTGCCAACAAACGGGCAATCCGGCGCGCCGAGGAGAAAGGCGTGCTCGTGACGATCGCTACCGGAAGACGCTTTCGCGATGCACGTCCGGTGGCGCTCGAGATCGGCTTCAACGCCCCGATCGTGACGCACAACGGCGCGATGCTCAAATTCGCCGAATCGCTCGAAACCGTCGATGTTTCGCTGATCGCGACCGAAACCGTTCGCGAGATCCTTCGCGTCGGACGCGATTTCGGCGGCGATGCATTGATTTCGGCCGATCCGAATGGGAAAGGCACGCTGCTCTACGACGTCATTTCGGCCGAGAACATCCCGCTCCAGAAGTACGTCGCCTGGTCGCGGCTGCTGCACGGCGACGAAGCCGAGGAGGCGATCCATCACGTCGAACGCCTCGAGGACGCGCTCGACGCGGCCGAGGTCATCCACGTATCCTTTTCCGGACACTGCAGCGCGATGTTCGATCTCGAGCGTGTGCTCGAGGACGAACTCGGCGAGACGGTCAATATTTGGCGACCATTTATCCGCATCTCGACTTCACGCTGCTCGACATCCTTCCGCCGAATGCGTCGAAAGCCACCGGCGTTCACAAGTTGGCGATGGCGCACGGATTCTCGCACGAAGAGGTGA
- the thpR gene encoding RNA 2',3'-cyclic phosphodiesterase: MKRIFLAIDISDDARSAAAVYARELRSEFPGLRVGWERSEKLHLTLKFLGDTAERQLDSIRDTAQKIAAEFPPFKLSICGTGAFPDARNPRILWLGVNGDVSTLARLHGRFETECEKLGFRRETRRFTSHLTIGRVRDPRTASALASRHIEKVRIGRVRCFRCNGLRESRRFERFNLQDRRAIRFQNRLTVSISGLFQQPRRGPGRPVWSTG, encoded by the coding sequence ATGAAACGCATATTTCTGGCGATCGATATCTCTGACGACGCGCGCTCGGCAGCGGCCGTCTACGCGCGCGAACTGCGTTCGGAGTTTCCGGGCTTGCGGGTCGGTTGGGAACGGTCGGAAAAGCTGCATTTGACGCTGAAATTCCTCGGCGACACCGCCGAGCGGCAATTGGACTCGATCCGCGACACCGCGCAAAAGATCGCTGCGGAATTCCCGCCGTTCAAACTGTCGATCTGCGGAACCGGCGCGTTTCCCGATGCGAGAAATCCAAGAATTCTCTGGCTCGGAGTAAACGGTGACGTTTCAACGCTCGCCCGACTGCACGGGCGATTCGAAACGGAGTGCGAAAAACTAGGGTTTCGAAGGGAAACGCGGCGTTTCACGTCGCACCTGACGATCGGTCGGGTACGTGATCCTCGAACGGCGTCCGCGTTGGCGTCGCGGCATATTGAAAAAGTTCGAATCGGACGAGTTCGGTGTTTCCGGTGTAACGGTTTACGAGAGTCTCGTCGATTCGAACGGTTCAACTTACAAGATCGTCGAGCGATTCGGTTTCAGAACCGCCTGACAGTTTCTATTTCAGGGCTTTTTCAACAGCCGCGACGAGGGCCGGGTCGTCCGGTTTGGTCGACGGGCTGA
- a CDS encoding glutathione peroxidase, which produces MSNKGLLGLAVVLIGGIYAVFAFGLRTVPAVPPVETSVHDFTMKNIDGREVKLDEYKDKVVLIVNTASKCGLTPQYEGLQNLYDKYKDKGFFVLGFPANNFMGQEPGTEQEIKEFCTLKYKVTFPMFSKISVKGDDQHALYRYLTGQKDFGGDITWNFEKFLVDGNGRVIARFSPSTKPDDPALVAAVEKALK; this is translated from the coding sequence ATGTCGAACAAAGGGTTATTAGGGTTGGCCGTCGTATTGATCGGCGGCATATACGCGGTCTTTGCCTTCGGCTTGAGGACGGTTCCGGCCGTTCCTCCGGTCGAAACGTCGGTCCACGACTTCACGATGAAGAATATCGACGGCCGTGAGGTCAAGCTGGATGAGTACAAAGACAAGGTCGTGTTGATCGTCAACACCGCGAGCAAATGCGGTTTGACGCCTCAGTATGAAGGGTTGCAGAACCTTTACGACAAATACAAGGACAAGGGCTTTTTCGTTCTCGGTTTTCCAGCCAACAATTTTATGGGCCAGGAACCCGGAACGGAACAGGAGATCAAGGAATTCTGCACTCTGAAGTATAAGGTGACGTTTCCGATGTTCTCCAAGATCTCGGTCAAGGGCGACGACCAGCACGCGCTTTACCGGTATTTGACCGGTCAAAAGGACTTCGGTGGCGACATCACGTGGAACTTCGAGAAATTCCTGGTCGACGGCAACGGGCGCGTCATTGCCCGCTTCAGCCCGTCGACCAAACCGGACGACCCGGCCCTCGTCGCGGCTGTTGAAAAAGCCCTGAAATAG
- a CDS encoding SPFH/Band 7/PHB domain protein has protein sequence MEIGIGLGFIFLAFIGLALLVVAAKTIKIVPQSSVLLIERLGKFHRLATSGLNIIVPFFESPRAVYWTNVRPGLTSIDLREQYIDLPPQPVITRDNVTINVDSVVYWQITDPIKGVYEVTDLIGGLVQLTITGMRSVMGEMDLDHTLSSRDQINNKLRLILDEATDKWGVKVTRVDVKNINPPEDVRITMEKQMTAERNRRALILTAEGDRQAAITRAEGEKQAAITRSEGLKESAILEAEGAAQARLRNATAEAQSIAQIAQTIGSAAETAQYLITARYIESLRDMSRSQNSKVIFMPVETSSMLSSIGAFKEVFAETGEKKEQLPSPPKSPRELNR, from the coding sequence ATGGAAATCGGTATCGGCCTTGGGTTTATTTTCCTGGCATTCATCGGACTCGCACTGCTCGTCGTCGCGGCGAAGACGATCAAGATCGTTCCGCAATCGAGCGTTTTACTCATTGAGCGCCTCGGCAAGTTTCATCGGCTTGCGACCAGCGGACTGAACATCATCGTTCCGTTTTTTGAGTCGCCGCGCGCGGTTTACTGGACCAACGTTCGGCCCGGATTGACGTCGATCGATCTTCGCGAACAGTACATCGACCTTCCTCCGCAACCGGTCATCACGCGCGACAACGTGACGATCAACGTCGACTCGGTCGTCTACTGGCAGATCACGGATCCGATCAAGGGCGTCTACGAGGTCACCGACCTTATCGGAGGTCTCGTCCAGCTGACGATCACCGGAATGCGTTCCGTGATGGGCGAGATGGACCTCGACCACACGCTCTCGTCGCGCGATCAGATCAACAACAAACTTCGTTTGATCCTCGACGAAGCGACCGACAAATGGGGCGTCAAAGTCACGCGCGTCGATGTCAAGAACATCAACCCGCCGGAAGACGTGAGGATCACGATGGAAAAGCAGATGACCGCCGAACGCAACCGTCGCGCGCTCATCCTGACGGCCGAGGGCGACCGCCAGGCGGCGATCACGCGTGCCGAAGGCGAAAAGCAGGCGGCGATCACGCGCTCGGAAGGTTTGAAGGAATCGGCGATCCTCGAAGCCGAGGGTGCGGCGCAGGCGCGGCTGCGAAACGCGACGGCGGAAGCACAATCGATCGCGCAGATAGCGCAAACGATCGGAAGCGCGGCCGAAACGGCCCAATACCTGATCACGGCGCGCTACATCGAGTCTTTGCGCGATATGTCGCGGTCGCAGAATTCGAAGGTCATCTTTATGCCGGTGGAAACGTCGAGTATGCTCTCGAGCATCGGCGCCTTCAAGGAAGTTTTCGCCGAAACCGGCGAGAAGAAGGAACAGCTTCCGAGTCCGCCGAAGTCGCCGCGCGAACTGAACCGGTAG
- a CDS encoding IS110 family transposase, with the protein MPADPRKALRREILLRTAEQLSGNIREIERRLEEEGGIDPRVALLRTQAGVGILTALCLIHTLGEVARFSSSRQVVAFAGLCPLEKSSGARVASAGSAVRGRRCCATCSGRRRTRRPGGTNG; encoded by the coding sequence GTGCCGGCCGATCCGCGCAAGGCGCTGCGGCGGGAGATCCTGCTGCGGACGGCAGAGCAGCTGAGCGGGAACATCCGCGAGATCGAGCGCCGGCTTGAGGAAGAAGGCGGGATCGATCCGCGGGTGGCGTTGCTGAGGACGCAGGCCGGGGTCGGCATCCTGACGGCGCTTTGCCTGATCCATACGCTGGGCGAGGTCGCGCGCTTTTCCTCGTCGAGGCAGGTGGTTGCGTTCGCGGGACTTTGCCCGCTTGAGAAGAGCTCAGGAGCCCGGGTAGCTTCGGCGGGATCAGCCGTGCGGGGTCGCCGCTGCTGCGCTACATGCTCGGGCAGGCGGCGAACGCGGCGGCCCGGAGGGACGAACGGCTGA
- a CDS encoding transposase, which yields MKTRTIFHKNREELAGFYREMPKGTVGIEATGKADWFEELMFENGHKLLVGNSGLIRKRAESRHKSDTRDAENILTLLMRQDFPALWRRSRESVAILEMIRLRSGLVRQRTQVYNRLQALAHDFGLPKGEDGDASVPGRPWRRCRPIRARRCGGRSCCGRQSS from the coding sequence TTGAAAACAAGAACGATATTCCACAAGAACCGTGAGGAGTTGGCCGGGTTTTACCGGGAGATGCCGAAGGGAACGGTCGGCATCGAGGCGACTGGGAAGGCCGACTGGTTCGAGGAACTGATGTTTGAAAACGGACACAAGTTGCTGGTAGGCAATTCGGGTTTGATAAGGAAGAGGGCGGAGTCGCGGCACAAGTCGGATACGCGGGACGCGGAGAACATCCTGACGCTGTTGATGAGGCAGGATTTCCCGGCGCTTTGGAGAAGGAGCCGGGAGAGCGTGGCGATCCTTGAGATGATCCGGCTGAGGTCGGGGCTGGTGAGGCAGCGGACGCAGGTTTACAACCGGCTGCAGGCGCTGGCGCACGATTTCGGGCTGCCGAAAGGGGAGGATGGGGACGCAAGCGTACCGGGGAGACCCTGGAGGCGGTGCCGGCCGATCCGCGCAAGGCGCTGCGGCGGGAGATCCTGCTGCGGACGGCAGAGCAGCTGA